In Hyla sarda isolate aHylSar1 chromosome 9, aHylSar1.hap1, whole genome shotgun sequence, the following proteins share a genomic window:
- the RSPH6A gene encoding radial spoke head protein 6 homolog A, which produces MADTPAEAAPDPRELQIKYAKAYLLQAGPTGVSLYEHLSGLLSRILSERPPNALDTLEQMSAELHWSRLQKGHESLRPLTEDPPTFIKAESHRALFSRGTEEADENEGDGEMTDSPLPNLYDLAHLLQQGGVNIGRDETVQIALAMKRLTDTRPLLSCRFWGKIFGTEGSYLVAEVQFREGEDEEAEEEAEEEEKETPDEQEDEEEKEEAEDLPPKSTHHPPPVVPREENGAGTNKYVYFVCTEAGAEWIRLPPVTPAQITAARKIRRLFTGNLDAPVITYPPFLGTEANLLRAQIARISAGTHVSPLGYYQFGEEEGEEEEEGAARDTYEENPEFEGVPVTDLVESLSNWVHHVQHILPQGRCVWLNTAVKSEEEGEEEEGEEEEKEDEEEPEPEVGPPLLTPLSEDAEINNTPPWTAHFSSQHIPQYALAVLRSNLWPGAYTISSSKKFENIYFGWGIKYSPEGYSPPAPPPPQPEYPSGPEISEGVDPTVEEEQALKAAQEEAAAAAEEAEDEEEEEEEDEDD; this is translated from the exons ATGGCGGATACCCCGGCTGAGGCTGCACCGGATCCCCGGGAGCTGCAGATTAAATACGCCAAAGCCTATTTACTACAAGCGGGTCCGACCGGAGTCAGCCT ATATGAACACCTCTCTGGCCTCCTGTCCCGGATCTTGTCAGAGCGCCCCCCTAATGCCCTGGACACCCTGGAGCAGATGAGTGCAGAGCTGCACTGGTCTAGACTGCAGAAAGGACACGAATCGCTGCGCCCGCTGACTGAAGACCCGCCCACTTTTATCAAGGCAGAATCTCACCGCGCGCTGTTCTCTCGCGGTACCGAAGAAGCTGACGAGAACGAAGGAGATGGGGAAATG ACAGACTCCCCTCTTCCCAACCTGTACGACCTAGCTCATCTTCTCCAACAAGGAGGAGTGAACATAGGGCGAGATGAGACAGTACAGATCGCCCTTGCCATGAAACGACTCACTGATACCCGTCCACTCCTGTCTTGTCGCTTCTGGGGCAAAATCTTTGGGACAGAGGGTAGTTATTTGGTTGCAGAAGTACAGTTTCGTGAAggtgaggatgaggaggcagaggagGAAGCAGAAGAAGAGGAGAAAGAGACCCCGGATGAacaggaagatgaggaggaaaaagaagAGGCAGAAGACTTGCCCCCTAAATCTACCCACCACCCTCCCCCTGTAGTGCCCCGAGAGGAAAATGGTGCAGGAACCAATAAATATGTATACTTCGTATGTACTGAAGCCGGGGCAGAATGGATCAGACTTCCACCAGTAACACCTGCACAGATCACAGCTGCTCGAAAG ATCAGACGTCTCTTCACTGGAAATCTTGATGCCCCAGTCATCACATATCCACCATTTCTGGGAACAGAAGCTAACCTTCTACGTGCACAGATTGCCCGGATCTCTGCAGGGACCCATGTCAGTCCCCTGGGCTACTACCAGTTTGGAGAAGAGGAAggtgaagaagaagaggaaggggCAGCAAGGGACACCTATGAGGAGAACCCAGAATTTGAGGGTGTTCCAGTGACTGACCTGGTGGAGAGCTTGTCTAATTGGGTTCACCATGTCCAGCATATTCTaccacag ggtcGTTGTGTTTGGTTGAATACAGCTGTAAAATCtgaggaggaaggggaggaagaggaaggagaggaggaagaaaaggaagaTGAAGAAGAACCAGAACCTGAAGTGGGGCCACCACTTCTTACCCCACTCTCAGAAGATGCAG AGATCAACAATACACCTCCGTGGACAGCGCACTTTTCCTCCCAGCACATCCCTCAGTACGCTCTTGCCGTTCTCCGCTCTAACCTGTGGCCTGGTGCTTATACTATTTCTAGCTCCAA GAAATTTGAAAACATCTACTTTGGTTGGGGTATAAAATACAGTCCTGAAGGATACAGCCCCCCTGCTCCACCTCCTCCCCAACCAGAGTACCCAAGTGGGCCGGAGATTAGTGAAGGTGTAGACCCCACTGTAGAGGAGGAACAAGCTCTAAAGGCTGCACAGGAAGAGGCTGCAGCTGCTGCTGaagaggcagaggatgaagaagaggaggaggaagaggatgagGATGACTGA